A single window of Hemibagrus wyckioides isolate EC202008001 linkage group LG28, SWU_Hwy_1.0, whole genome shotgun sequence DNA harbors:
- the LOC131348277 gene encoding uncharacterized protein LOC131348277 isoform X2: MSLHTCGCPPTVYVYIQAYVLKLKVRQRHSLLLCHFLSYLSFEKVIEKQPEMSVSCVCFSHFGEHNRTDTGCTSILQTLSPGKPSADICHQLKPFTPHLVKNCEEDEYRFFCPCPGQFLCEFTNIVFEMESEGEVKYRIMSWDNWLLNNLPPPKKPAGPLYNIDGPKDSILRLHFPHCETGKGKAKLAVAHVSDGKVEIIQPQTVTDTHVIINIQSLCPFGLISPWNTNFIRAQVLLFYKKFTEHNKSKLNIHLLPANVPVKEVQKQYKSYTYIVTTASCELKPRTRYKLRCITPDSVLQSEKRQGGLDTICSLAYRYRARLTQPGYSRC; this comes from the exons ATGTCTTTACACACATGTGGGTGTCCGCctacagtatatgtatatatacaggcATATGTTCTTAAACTGAAAGTACGGCAAAGGCATTCTTTGTTGCTCTGTCATTTCCTCAGCTACTTAAG TTTTGAAAAAGTGATAGAGAAACAACCAGAGATGTCTGTCAGCTGTG TATGTTTTTCACATTTTGGTGAACACAATAGGACAGACACTGGCTGCACATCTATACTGCAGACTCTCTCCCCCGGAAAA CCCTCAGCAGACATTTGTCATCAGCTGAAACCATTTACACCTCACTTGGTTAAAAACTGTGAAGAGGATGAATACCG GTTTTTCTGCCCTTGTCCTGGTCAGTTCCTGTGTGAATTTACCAACATTGTGTTTGAGATGGAAAGTGAAGGGGAAGTGAAGTACAGAATAATGTCCTGGGACAACTGGCTCTTAAACAATttaccccccccaaaaaaacctgCAGGACCTCTGTATAATATTGACGGTCCCAAAGATTCAATCCTTCGTTTGCACTTCCCACATTGTGAGACGG GTAAAGGCAAGGCAAAACTGGCTGTAGCACATGTGTCTGATGGTAAAGTGGagatcattcagccacaaaCAGTGACAGACACACATGTGATCATAAACATTCAGAGTCTCTGCCCATTTGGTTTAATTTCACCCTGGAATACAAATTTCATCAGGGCCCAAGTTCTACTGTTCTACAAAAAATTTACAGAGCACAACAAGAGTAAACTGAACATCCACCTCCTGCCAGCAAATGTGCCAGTTAAAGAG GTGCAGAAACAATACAAGAGCTACACATACATTGTGACAACTGCCAGTTGTGAGCTGAAGCCTAGAACAAGATACAAACTTCGCTGTATTACTCCTGACAGTGTTTTACAATCTGAG AAGAGGCAGGGAGGTTTGGACACCATCTGTAGTCTTGCTTACAG GTACAGAGCCAGACTCACACAGCCTGGATACAGCAG GTGCTGA
- the LOC131348277 gene encoding NACHT, LRR and PYD domains-containing protein 1a-like isoform X1, translating to MSLHTCGCPPTVYVYIQAYVLKLKVRQRHSLLLCHFLSYLSFEKVIEKQPEMSVSCVCFSHFGEHNRTDTGCTSILQTLSPGKPSADICHQLKPFTPHLVKNCEEDEYRFFCPCPGQFLCEFTNIVFEMESEGEVKYRIMSWDNWLLNNLPPPKKPAGPLYNIDGPKDSILRLHFPHCETGKGKAKLAVAHVSDGKVEIIQPQTVTDTHVIINIQSLCPFGLISPWNTNFIRAQVLLFYKKFTEHNKSKLNIHLLPANVPVKEVQKQYKSYTYIVTTASCELKPRTRYKLRCITPDSVLQSELVEFHRDCSPNYHPTFDMLLNIEVTKLTLILLNRRGREVWTPSVVLLTGTEPDSHSLDTAGADFVDEHRETLIQRFPSEMEVADCLIGKNMISKEMYNNIQAKSTPQDRMRELYTYLDSVGRAAKQEFYNILENDHSCLVDELKSGQT from the exons ATGTCTTTACACACATGTGGGTGTCCGCctacagtatatgtatatatacaggcATATGTTCTTAAACTGAAAGTACGGCAAAGGCATTCTTTGTTGCTCTGTCATTTCCTCAGCTACTTAAG TTTTGAAAAAGTGATAGAGAAACAACCAGAGATGTCTGTCAGCTGTG TATGTTTTTCACATTTTGGTGAACACAATAGGACAGACACTGGCTGCACATCTATACTGCAGACTCTCTCCCCCGGAAAA CCCTCAGCAGACATTTGTCATCAGCTGAAACCATTTACACCTCACTTGGTTAAAAACTGTGAAGAGGATGAATACCG GTTTTTCTGCCCTTGTCCTGGTCAGTTCCTGTGTGAATTTACCAACATTGTGTTTGAGATGGAAAGTGAAGGGGAAGTGAAGTACAGAATAATGTCCTGGGACAACTGGCTCTTAAACAATttaccccccccaaaaaaacctgCAGGACCTCTGTATAATATTGACGGTCCCAAAGATTCAATCCTTCGTTTGCACTTCCCACATTGTGAGACGG GTAAAGGCAAGGCAAAACTGGCTGTAGCACATGTGTCTGATGGTAAAGTGGagatcattcagccacaaaCAGTGACAGACACACATGTGATCATAAACATTCAGAGTCTCTGCCCATTTGGTTTAATTTCACCCTGGAATACAAATTTCATCAGGGCCCAAGTTCTACTGTTCTACAAAAAATTTACAGAGCACAACAAGAGTAAACTGAACATCCACCTCCTGCCAGCAAATGTGCCAGTTAAAGAG GTGCAGAAACAATACAAGAGCTACACATACATTGTGACAACTGCCAGTTGTGAGCTGAAGCCTAGAACAAGATACAAACTTCGCTGTATTACTCCTGACAGTGTTTTACAATCTGAG CTTGTGGAATTTCATCGTGACTGTAGCCCCAACTATCACCCCACGTTTGACATGCTCTTAAATATTGAGGTTACTAAACTCACATTAATTCTTTTGAATAGAAGAGGCAGGGAGGTTTGGACACCATCTGTAGTCTTGCTTACAG GTACAGAGCCAGACTCACACAGCCTGGATACAGCAG GTGCTGACTTTGTGGATGaacacagagaaacactcaTTCAGAGATTTCCTTCAGAGATGGAGGTTGCAGACTGTCTGATAGGCAAGAACATGATTTCTAAGGAGATGTACAATAACATTCAGGCAAAGTCAACACCTCAGGATAGAATGAGAGAACTGTACACATATCTTGACTCAGTGGGAAGAGCTGCAAAGCAAGAATTCTATAACATCCTTGAAAATGACCACAGCTGTTTAGTTGATGAACTGAAGTCAGGTCAGACTTGA
- the LOC131348285 gene encoding NACHT, LRR and PYD domains-containing protein 1b allele 3-like has product MFFNSEHVQDFGEHNGNKKDIGSTPILQPYPTHLKPFTPELFENCDEDEYWFFCPCPGQFMCELTNIVFEMESEGEVKYRIISWDNKLLNNLPQKEPAGPLYNIGPEGSVRRLHFPHCEIGKGKEKLTVAHVADGKVEIIQPQTVTDTHVIINIQSLSPFGLIFPRSETSIRAQVLLFYKKKTEHCKSKLNIHLLPANVPVKEVQKQHKSYTYIDTTSTCDLTPRRKYRLRYTNTVNTDNTVLQPKVVKFQRDCGPNYHPTFEILNIEAAEVTLILSEKKGKEVWTRFVDLITGTETSSTNLDTAGADFVDEHRETLIQRFLSVMEFADCLIGKNMISTEMYENIKAKSTPQDKMRELYTWLDSVGRAAKQEFYNILKMNHSWLIDELKSGQA; this is encoded by the exons ATGTTCTTCAATTCTG AACATGTTCAGGATTTTGGTGAACACAATGGGAATAAAAAAGACATTGGCTCCACACCTATACTGCAGCCCTACCCCACACAT CTGAAACCATTTACACCTGAATTGTTTGAAAATTGCGATGAGGATGAATACTG GTTTTTCTGCCCTTGTCCTGGTCAGTTTATGTGCGAATTGACCAACATTGTGTTTGAGATGGAAAGTGAAGGGGAAGTGAAGTACAGAATAATCTCCTGGGACAATAAGCTCTTAAACAATTTACCCCAAAAGGAACCTGCAGGACCTCTGTATAATATTGGTCCTGAAGGTTCAGTCCGTCGTCTGCACTTCCCACATTGTGAGATTG GTAAAGGCAAGGAGAAACTGACTGTAGCACATGTGGCTGATGGTAAAGTGGagatcattcagccacaaaCAGTGACAGACACACATGTGATCATAAACATTCAGAGTCTCTCCCCATTTGGTTTAATTTTCCCACGCAGTGAAACTTCCATCAGAGCCCAAGTTCTACTGttctacaaaaaaaagacagaacacTGCAAGAGTAAACTGAACATCCACCTGCTGCCAGCAAATGTGCCAGTAAAAGAG gtacagaaacaacacaagaGCTACACGTACATTGACACAACCTCCACTTGTGATCTGACCCCTAGACGAAAGTACAGACTACGCTATACAAATACTGTCAATACTGACAATACTGTACTCCAACCAAAG GTAGTGAAATTTCAACGGGACTGTGGCCCCAACTATCACCCCACATTTGAGATTTTGAACATTGAGGCTGCTGAAGTCACATTGATTCTTTCTGAAAAAAAAGGCAAGGAAGTGTGGACACGATTTGTAGACTTGATTACAG GTACAGAAACAAGCTCAACCAACCTGGATACAGCAG GTGCTGACTTTGTGGATGaacacagagaaacactcaTTCAGAGATTTCTGTCAGTGATGGAGTTTGCAGACTGTCTGATAGGCAAGAACATGATTTCTACGGAGATGTACGAAAACATTAAGGCAAAGTCAACACCTCAGGATAAAATGAGAGAACTGTACACATGGCTCGACTCAGTGGGAAGAGCGGCAAAGCAAGAATTTTATAACATCCTTAAAATGAACCACAGCTGGTTAATTGATGAATTGAAGTCAGGTCAGGCTTAG